In the genome of Yarrowia lipolytica chromosome 1B, complete sequence, the window CGAATACTGTACAGGCGACTGCTATTTTGTAACCGACGTGTACTTCATTAATCCAACAGGCGCTTACTAATATTACCAAACTTTATTTTCATCCCAATTTTACCCGGTCGAGATGTGAAAATTCACATATTACAACACGAACAAAAGGCATACAGCAGAATCGGCAAAATGTCTATGTCAAAGCCGTCGCGGAGCTTTGGGTCTCTACTCAAAAACAGTCGGTATGCATCTATTGTTATCCCCAAGGGCAAGAATGCTAATCCCGCAGTTCCTGTCCAGCAGGTAATCACTGCTACCCCCGAGACCAAGAGACGATCTGATTGGGGCCTTAAGCGACCTGTTCCTCCTCTGTTCAAGTCAGAGGTAGCTTCTGTTGAGGCCATTGATACACGAATGCAGATGGCTGAGCTCACATACGGTACCCGGTACCACGGAGCTGCCCAGCGTCTCCGATCCACCGGTCTGGCCTTCACGTCTGTGCACGGAGGTGGAAAGTCCACCagcgagaagaagatggatcCTTTCTTTACACAGCCCCACAAGAACGAGTCGGGAAAGCTTCCTATGACCCGAGAGTCCTTTCTGTCCAAGGTCGATCCTGTCAACATGAACTACCCTTCtcagctgctcaagctcgCCAAGTCATACGTTAACGAGAACATTGAACTGCCCGCCAGAGCTCACCAGGAGATCAAGGCCACTGGTGGTCTTTCGTACGTCCCTTCTGGATCTCTGCGAAACTCACGAAACGGTGTCCAGGAG includes:
- a CDS encoding mitochondrial 37S ribosomal protein bS1m (Compare to YALI0B14993g, similar to Saccharomyces cerevisiae MRP51 (YPL118W); ancestral locus Anc_8.613, weakly similar to uniprot|Q02950 Saccharomyces cerevisiae YPL118w MRP51 mitochondrial ribosomal protein of the small subunit), which translates into the protein MSMSKPSRSFGSLLKNSRYASIVIPKGKNANPAVPVQQVITATPETKRRSDWGLKRPVPPLFKSEVASVEAIDTRMQMAELTYGTRYHGAAQRLRSTGLAFTSVHGGGKSTSEKKMDPFFTQPHKNESGKLPMTRESFLSKVDPVNMNYPSQLLKLAKSYVNENIELPARAHQEIKATGGLSYVPSGSLRNSRNGVQESILVSGRVRDGERATSVAAIGGVVAKLDLDHTRATAPYRDGQRVSHFNVQTSAIDSKTGNIVMTVQGKRDTNYSPRGSRSPRAASSSDLINNMIK